In one Saimiri boliviensis isolate mSaiBol1 chromosome 3, mSaiBol1.pri, whole genome shotgun sequence genomic region, the following are encoded:
- the GIMD1 gene encoding GTPase IMAP family member GIMD1, protein MKEQPCQGERRLCGESIFKTGKAMTDPNKMIINLALFGMTQSGKSSAGNILLGSIDFHSIFAPCSVTTCCSLGRSCHLHSFMRRAGREVALQVQVLDTPGYPHSRLSNEHVKREVKEALAHHFGQEGLNLALLVLRADVPFCGKEVTYPVQMIQELLGHAWMNYTAILFTHAEKIEEAGLNEDKYLHEASDSLITLLNSIKHKYVFHYKKGKSLYEQRMKILERIMEFIKENGYQVLTFK, encoded by the exons ATGAAAGAACAACCGTGCCAGGGTGAGAGACGTCTTTGTGGAGAAAGCATTTTCAAGACTGGAAAAG CCATGACAGATCCGAACAAGATGATCATCAACTTGGCCCTCTTTGGCATGACTCAAAGTGGAAAAAGTTCTGCTGGAAACATTCTGCTGGGAAGCATAGACTTTCACAGCATCTTTGCTCCATGTTCTGTGACTACATGTTGTAGCCTGGGCCGCAGTTGTCACCTCCACAGCTTCATGCGTCGAGCCGGGAGAGAGGTAGCCCTGCAAGTCCAGGTGTTGGACACTCCAGGTTATCCACACAGCAGGCTGAGCAATGAGCATGTGAAACGGGAAGTCAAAGAGGCTCTGGCACATCACTTCGGGCAAGAGGGTCTCAACCTCGCACTCCTGGTTCTGAGAGCAGATGTGCCTTTCTGTGGGAAGGAAGTAACTTACCCAGTCCAGATGATCCAG GAACTTCTTGGACATGCTTGGATGAATTACACAGCCATTCTTTTTACCCATGCAGAGAAAATAGAAGAGGCTGGGCTTAATGAAGATAAATATTTACACGAGGCCTCTGATAGCCTTATAACGCTGCTAAATTCTATTAAgcacaaatatgtttttcattataaaaaaggaaaatcactctatgaacaaagaatgaaaatcttAGAAAGAATCATGGAATTTATAAAAGAGAATGGTTACCAAGTTCTtacctttaaataa